In Miscanthus floridulus cultivar M001 chromosome 19, ASM1932011v1, whole genome shotgun sequence, the DNA window aatgacttgccacgtaggcaaaatgctggcatgacaacgtaattaatgaagaaagagagcaaaaatcatagaaatgatttcttcatgaagaaaccaggtctactcttgacccaatgcaccaagaaaccatgaaatcgctattggggagaaaccaccagtttctagggagctcgtgtcgcactcccattggaggaaaagatagagttgggagagagaaagagaaaatagttattactcatagaaaccatgggttggaaagcagtacttttttggtgcgatatcctatgttatagaaactactagtttctttcattgggactgccctaatagTACAACAGCCATGTCTGAAACGACAAACTTTCCAGGACGGAGGTAGTCCTGACTACTGAGCATTATATACTGGATGAGAACTTTTGAAGAGTTAAACACTCGTGCACACTCTCAAACAATTGTATTTGgagaaggcaaaaaaaaaaaaaaaaaacacaattctGTATGTTATCAAACCATTCTTAGAAATAAATAACATGCATCGCAATGCAAAGGATTTTGTATCCCTCGACTGAACTAAGACCCCTTTGGAATGCGGGTTTTCCCCGTTTCCTGTGTTTTTCATGTGAAAATGAACTAAATCCTATGAATTTTCTATACGGTTCATGTGAAATTCCTACGTTCCAAATGGGCCACAAACATTTTTTTCTTTCTGCAGGAACATGTGTCCTTTGGCACATTGATGGGCTTGACGTCAGTAACCATAGCTAAAAATCATTAAATTGATCCAATTTGCACACAAAGCCACGGTTCGTTGCCTATATAATTGTAATCAAACAAATGGGATTTTTATGGCTTCATTGAAGTAGTTAGCCTTGGCTCAGAGTTGTATAAGTCTCAAACAAACTCAAGGATCTTAGTCTCCGAAAACTAAGAAAGCAAACAGAGCACACGGGCAATGCTCCAGGATTTCCTATCTTTATTAGAAGAACACTCTCACCAGAGGGTCCAGTTTTACACAATCCCCATGGTTGTTTGAATCCTACTTATATGATCTGCAATAATTGTTTGGCATGATCTAAATATGATCCAAACAGCATAACAAAAAACTAAAGTTTCAGATAGGTCATCCAAACAACATACTTTTTCCTATATCTTTATTAGCAGAAAACCTACCAGAGGTTTACAGTTATATACATTCGACATGATTGTTTAAACTTTTATGATCTACAAGGAAGCCTTTTGGTTGTCTTCAGAAAGCATGAACGTGAAACATTCTTTCTAGTAAAAGGATCTAAAAGAACATATTACAGATAGGTAGATCGACTAATGATCCAGGGCCCTAGAGAAAACTTAAATAATTATTAATCGTCCCCTTCGTATTAGTGCTAAGCCTAGCCAATCCCAAGTTCCAAAGTCAGCACCCAAATCGTACGACAATGAATTGAAATCCAATCAGGTACTAGTTTTGCCTCaccgtgggcgcggtcaccgccgACCTGGTGCGCGGCCATGAAGGATCCCGCGACGACACCGAGGACGCCGAAcgcgaggagcgcggcggcaaAGGCGATTTCCTTGACTGGCGCGCCACGCGGGCCTCCCACCGCGCCGCCGACCAGGTCGTCGTCGTCGGTGATGGAGAAGGCGTGGTCCACGTACGCCATTCCGATGAATCCCGCGGCGCGGGTAAGGTGGGCACTCGCCTCGCCTGGCTGCGGGTACGGTGGTTTCGCGATCTGGAAACTCGTGGAAGAATCGGGGAAAGCgcgggaggggaggaggcggaagCTTGGGAGGCGGGCAAAGGCGACGATGAAGAGTCAGATGGGCGCTGTCGATTCTCGCGGTCGTTGCGGGGTCTTAGCTCTGGAATCTGACAGTTTTTTTTGTTCatcaatccccccccccccccccccccccccccttattGATTGATCACAGGATGTGCCAATTTAAAGTTAAGTTACAATATTATTTTACAGTTTAATTATAGTGtaagacaaggtcatctcaagcCCTTGAACTACAAATAAGTCTGATTTTAGTTAGCCAATAATGTTTTACGTTTAAATATATTATAAAGGGCATATTTGGTTGAAGGCTTGTAGATTTACTTAGAAAGTTGATGCTTTTTTGCCTGTTTAGGCAAGTTTATAATAGAGTTGTTTGATTTGAGTTGTGTGCCTAATAATGCTAAAAAGTAAAGATGATTATAATTAACCTATACTTCTATAAGTTGACTAAAAAATAAACGATTTAGGTTAGTACTATTATTTTTAGTTAATAAAatggaaataattttttttatccaTGTTAAATAGAAAATTTCTTATGAAATATGTATGTTAAAAGATAAGCAAATCTACTCCATCTACTCCATATTGAATAGAAAATTTCTCGCATACAtatatttagggggtgtttggcatggctcctctCGAGGGGCTCCTCGAGAGGAGCCAAAGCCGTTTTGTAGGAACCACAATTTGTAGCTCCTCCAAcatggctccggctcctctgctTTTTGCTGAAAACGACTCCTCCAGAAAtaaaacgtttggcagggctcctccgcaggagccagagccggagctagagaggagccctgccaaacagacccttaatGTAAAAATCTTCACATAATCTAATGAAAAGTATGAATATTTTCATAACTATCCTTTTTCATTGTTTCTTAAGTGGCCAAAAATAATCAATAGATAACTAAAAAGAAAATCGCACTAGGCAAACATGGCATGATTTACTTGTGAGGATTTTTTCGCATAGAGTTTGTGTATATAGTGTCCATTATTAAATAGTTACAGTAgataatgttaaagaaatatgtTGACTAGTTTGGTGATTAAGGCAGGCAAGCAAACATCATAGACGATAGAGCAAGTGAATAATTCCTCTCCTATGAGATTGAAGCCACTTTTGTGATGCCTTTGTTTACTACTGCTTATGTACAATTTCATGGACTCAGAATGCTTTTGGCTTGAATAAATTTTGTTATAAGATCTACTGATTCTTGGACTTTTATTTGAGGGAGCGAAATTTTTCAcctttactccctccgttctcgAATATAAGGCATGCACgtatttcaaaattcaaactttgttatCTTTGACTAATAATTAGTCTAATTATATCAAAAGTTTATTTTATAAAAGTAGTTACATTATATTTGtatttagaaatactttctaatgATTAAACTTGTATTCCTATAAAGTATGTATTATAAGAGGAGTCATAAGTCAAACTATATTTTTGAAGACCGCACCAAGTCAAATCACGCCTTATATTCGGGGAGTAAATAGGCCTGATCACCGGCCCCTGGCTCACCGTGCCCCTTCCTGTGGTGCCCGGCCCGTGCCCCATGACTCTTtgaacatacctttgaaacacgaaacacttgcaacataaaatacttaaatgcaacataagtctgaaagcagatgaaacatttagaatatacacttgcaacatatgtgtgaaacatatgcaatatctagataaaacacttgcaacttgcaacataaaaacacttattgcaacataagaatgaaacaactgaaatatttcgaacatactcttacaacatatgtgtaaaacatatgcaacatccatataaaaaaagcttgcaacatatgtttgaaatagatgaaacatttttaacaaacacttgcaacatgcctctaaaacacttgcaacatatgctacATCCCggcctacttttgcaacatccatatgaaacacttgcaacatacctataacatcctcggtgttacaccttaaatcatttactaaaacatgtcatgaacatgatgtttatgtgttaatgcatgtgatagaatgtatagataaatttcttgtaacttaaaatgatcaataaaaatgttaaatgaaagttgattcaatatctcatgtatatcaagtagggttgaaaaccaatttttattaagcaaaaatactatagaacatgtgtgtgatacttaaataaagtttaaagtacaaactttgtagatgacagtgaaatacttgatgttgaaaaatgatattactaactaatatttctactagcctagaaattgcaaattgaaatcaagttcagctaaaaaacttagaaaattttcaagtttATCAactgctagacattgctatgtttagcaaattattttgagagattgggttaagggatGGTGTATTGTTATAgttcgatttggtagtctcatatgccatcttgagtatggtgaagatggttaaTGTCCAGAAGCAATCGTTTAGTTTTTTATatgcgctttaaaattcgtgcacgacacAGTTTCGGGTTGGTTGGccgcgtgggcgcggtcaccacgctcGGGCATTCGATGTCGCCATGCTGTCTGTCCCGCGTGCACGTACGCTGCCATGCGTGGATGGCCACGGTTGCTCGGGCCTAGCTGTGGTCTGTCCGTCACTGGCTCCTAGCGCGCGGAGCCGCCGCTACTGCTTGCGCAGTCAGGCGGTGCTGCCGCCGGTCCCGCCGTGCTGTCGCACTGCGACTCGCCCCACGCCGTGCCGCAGCTGCTGTCGGTGCCGTCGCCTCACCGTCATGTCTGTGCCTCACTCTGCATCTCTACGCCACTGCCGGCCCAGTGCGATGCCGCCTCTGTCGCGCGCACATGGTTGGGCTCGCCGTCACCTTATCATTAATGGCACTACGACGCGTGGGCCATGCCGGTCACAAATGCACGTGCCTGTTTGCTAGCGCCTATGTGTGGGCCTCCATGATCACGCCGACCgcatcccaccaaggcgaggcagagccgagcccacctgccgcgccctgtctctctctttctctctttctccctcagtTGCCATCATCGAGCCGCGCCATCAAATTACCTAGCGAGCGaccacctccattcaattcatcgCATCCACGGCTTCACCATCTTGTTCTCCCACTGCCTGACCCCACCCAGCCTTGAAGCGCGcatggccaagctccaattttggagtttccccaCCGCCGGGACGATAAGGCCGCATCTGGTCGTGGATGTGGGTTGCCCTCCTATCATCCCTCATGAACCAATTaacctgcaccactagcttcaccatgcctccctctccaccttgcgcacgtCAACaaaaccgctaccgcctccccgtcgTCGCTGACACGACCGTGCCACCATGGTGCGCTGTCGCACGGCTCGACCGCACATGACCAGCCCTCTTCTGCCATCCTCCATCCCAACCGTCACCTCGTCTAGGTCCACGGTAGTATACTTATGCTCCCTCGCTAGCCaattaggttcttaggtgctctagatCATCGGGGCAGCTACGCCGCCATCGCAGACTATCATGCATCGCTGCAACTCGCTCCAGCGCGTCCCGTCACCCCTCGCCGCCGCTTAGCATAGCCACCAAGATCGgagatggtgatcgacccgtTAGGTGGCCTCCCGTCGGTCCCAGGTGGCCGGCGTAGGCGCTcagtgccgccgctcgccgcgtCACCGTGCACTGAGTTGCCGGGGATGCGCGCGAGGGAATTCTAGGgaagccagggggttaagtgagaaggtttgagagagagggggaaatagcattaggacttagttgtaattcgagagaagtgcgaggtctattttgcaaaaacgCCAACGCGCGCGAGATTTCCTCCCGCCGTGGACTATTTCGCGTGCGGGTCGGCCTCGGGTGGGCCGCGCCTATGGGCCACTTCGCACGCGGGCGCTGTGTCATGCAGGCTGCACGTGTGGGCCGTGCGGGAGGTTtcgtttttcttttcctaaggaaatagaaatagttttctaatttaatttttgagctgatctttggtaaatcatataaaaatcatgtttatgtccaaaaatcatgaaacaaattttgttaggttcctaaaattgtgctctatctgttagtgtatttagttcatatatacatgttgataccaggagctattaaatcatttgaaagtgctcaatattattaagttaattattgtaggaatttttgtggcaaattagtGATAGATTTagtcatgaaaattttatagtagcgtcatggtattattatgtgcacactgtaatttttgtagctttagaatagactaaacattaggatagttaaatgctctttgtttcaatatgcattaaatcattagtagaaataaagatatatccttaatttgccaagctaagggtttgttagttgaatccaacacattgcttgatgaagatgatagttagcttagtaccttagtcattagagctagcttagtagcttagtatgcgtattcttattttaagagttgttgttgcataaatgctaagtgttgtatcatcatcgcatgcatatagagaacgagttggtggagatcgtgaccatcgacgatcacgagttcgaggagatcatcaaggagtatgaggaggaggtcctagagccgccactgactgacttagCTAACACCACGCCTAcccaagacaagccccggtgcataacccttatttttgataatcactatatatatatgcgtgtgatgtgcatttacgttacaggaattttatgaaaaccacatgcatagatataactgtcctatgagttctactagtacatgttcgagtagctgctatacttaggttttcggtagcgtgagtaacctaccgttactcacaataggtgattattatagtTACTCTCGTGATAAAacaatgaaaggaaaaatggagatatggtagggatatggtataggtattggtgggtgtaacaggttgtgtcccatggccaacggggcttagcttggttgcactgttttccctatttgtgtcgattaaggaccgtccattgctgtggatggtagtcaggtcacatacttattatcctgagcacatacttacttatgggagcaggaaggctcgttacgctcttgtcatgggtttcggctcttttcggaccgactgattagaggcggagaaaggtgaaggtctaagcaccataccgagaccgggtctcaagtgtgggggcttgaagtccaagtttggatggggacctgaacCTCGTAAcaagagtggaatgggttggtcttgtttgtgcctggggcataaacggggcgtgtgttttgggttaCCCAggtgggatacattggttcacgaatcgccattttctgtgagatggtacgacttggctatggtctagcaccgtagtaagaactaaaagatgaaagatggtgaaatggttctgatggctcaacccttgcttgaaagtagaatatgtgcttacctagaatggttagctaataaagtaatcatgtctgctaataaaacttgactgtaaggatgaactattagtaacacttttcgtaaacaaaaagaaaacaacaaacccatattgcctatcatactccttggtAAGCACATTGTGTACTcggggtttattttacccctgttgtaggtgcagcttgaggagtagctcttgtgtggaggattcttctggtgggcatagatggatccttgtattgaTTCCGCtaaatgtttatttttattccgcttcttaattatcgcactctaaactttggtattataataaatgATTTCCAAGAATTCTGGTTGTataaaatagactaagtattgtaagcttgatctcattattggattctggacgcaaaacgtggattgtttcgagttctcccctggggtgtgcacGGCGGAACTGTCCGATATAGCtctctttcgaggtgcttagtgtctagtggaagacgaacgTGCTccaaaagcgtgttattttgggcggttctgccacaggtggtatcagagcccaatAATGAatctacgagtttaaaaactattttcaaaacctaaaatttgaccaacaaaagctttgcgataAGTAGAATATGATAAATTACGTAAATAATTATAaaccctagtaatatggtctatctaggatagtggcactagttttatctaatcaatcttctataggtacactaacttacgctgcataagaatcgtttagcgtatgggaagtgagtgtgcgttgtgccaaaaattttatACGAATGCttctatattctggcttgagcgaacgaataggtcgatccatgcatcatgaaaagagaatcttgcttaaactaaactcccccacatgtataatttttgggtagtaaattgataggataataaataaagataaatgctttaactcttaaggaaaagcCTCGCTAgtaaccatttattgggccttatcatctttttagcctttttttctAAATAGGGAGGCCTTgtccctaatggtgggttcctatctgttcacagatgaacctgaggtctaggCGTGGGAGCCCTAGTGTTGGGACGGGccgtggtgttggtgaagactaGGGCGAAAATGGTCGTGGCGatgccaacggggagagccacgaggccccattccttggtcctcctcctccaccaccaccaccgcctccgatgACCTATGCCGAGATGATGGCTAAAATGTTGGCTGCTTATTGTGAGTATTGGCTttggtggcttcgcccatggAGGCCCTGGTGGTAATGGCGGGAACGGGGGCGATGCCCGCGGTCCCAAGAGGTCCTGTTCCTATCAGAACTTCTTGGGGACACACCCGCCCATGTTCCCACCGACTACTGAGCCTCTGGACATGGAgtattggcttcgtattctaaagcaaaagtttcagctgctcaatgtgactgatgagcagaaggtgcgctttaccGCACATCAGCTTCTGGGATCTGCTAGTGCTTGGTGGGATattttcaatgccatgcagcctgtggaccaccatgtgacttggcgggagtttaccactgctttccgtTAGTACTATATTCCTACCGGTTTGCTGAATAGGAAGCTATCCGAGTTTCTAGAGCTaaagcaaggaaacatgactatgatagagtatgtgaacaagttcaaccatcttgcacagtatgctgggactcatgtggattctgatgagaaga includes these proteins:
- the LOC136529425 gene encoding uncharacterized protein, with amino-acid sequence MAYVDHAFSITDDDDLVGGAVGGPRGAPVKEIAFAAALLAFGVLGVVAGSFMAAHQVGGDRAHGIFFAVLGVVMFIPGFYYTRIAYYAYKGYKGFSFSNIPPI